AATATTTGGTTCGTTTACTAAAGAATGATGTAAAAGTATTGGTTGATGTCCGGAACAATCCCTTAAGCATGAAATACGGGTTTAGCAAAAGCCAGTTGATGAAATATTGCGGAAGTTTAGGAATACAGTATGTGCATATTCCCGAAGTTGGCATACAATCAGAACAGCGGAAGGAATTGAATACGCAAAGTGATTACGACAAACTTTTTGCAGTGTATTGCAAAAACAACCTGCCAAAAACAACTGGTTCGCAAATTCAGATTTTAAACTTGCTGAAAGAGCATAAACGCATCGCGTTGACTTGTTTTGAAGCCAATATTTGTCAATGCCACCGGAAGCATTTAGCTGATGCCATTTCCCGACTCATCGGGTCTGCATTCGACTATGAGGTAAAACACATTTAAAATATGGCATTAACAAAAGTCCTGATCGCGGTAAAAACTTATCCAACACTATCATCCAAATATGATGAATTGGTTTGCACAGCAGGGTTTCGTGAAGATGGCGCCTTCTATCCAAAAGACAGCTGTTTTAGTTGAACTCATTACACAAAACAGGAAGCAGGAAAACCGGGTAAATTATTCTTTCATGATCACCGGATAAATTATTCCTTCTACTTTTGCGCCTTAAAAATTTGAACCATGGGACGTGCATTTGAATTCCGTAAAGCCCGCAAAATGAAGCGGTGGGGCAGTATGGCCAAGACTTTTACCAAACTGGGAAAAGAAATCTCAATAGCTGTGAAATCGGGTGGCCCTGACCCTGAAAACAACCCGCGCCTTCGCGTATTGGTGCAAAACGCCAAGGCGGCCAATATGCCTAAAGATAACGTGGAACGGGCAATCAAAAAAGCCACTGCAAAAGATACCGACGATTACCGCGAGGTGGTTTATGAAGGTTACGGGCCGCATGGCATCGCGGTGGTGGTGGAAACATTTACTGACAACCCGACCCGCACCGTTGCCAACGTCCGCAGCTACTTTACGCGCAACGGCGGCTCGCTGGGAACCAGCGGCAGCCTGAGTTTCATGTTTGAACACAAATGCGTTTTTAAGCTGAAAGCAAAAGATGGCCTCGACCTCGAAGAACTTGAGCTGGAACTGATCGACCTGGGGGTTACCGAAATCTTTGCCGAAGAAGAAACCATTTTCATTTACGCTGAATTTGAATCCTTCGGCGCTTTGCAAAGCTATTTTGAAGAAAACGGGTTTGAAATCATCAGTGCCGAATTTGAACGCATTCCCACACAAACCAAAACGCTGACCCCCGACCAGGTAGCAGATTTCGAAAAGATGCTTGGCAAATTTGAAGAAGACGAGGATGTGAGCAATATCTTTCACAATATGAAGGAATGACTCCCGGTGGCCTGATAGGGAAATGAGTTGACATTACCCTGCAATCAAAAGTCTATTCCTGTTTTTTCCCGCTACAAAAAGGAGCATCTCTGCATTGGTTTCATCCGGCAGCCCGTCGTCCGCAAAGCTGAAGAACGTTGCGAAGGCGTCGTTGCACTTAATTCAATCCGGCTGACACATAGCCTTTCAGCATTATTTTGAATGCCTTAAAAAATCTTAGCCAAAAAAAATTAAAAAATACTATCCAATAAGTTAATTAACATACCTTTACACCGAAATAATAATTCTCCGGTTTTTAACCTGCTTAACCCTGATGGTATGATACGAGTAATTGTTATTGACGATGAAAACCACGTCCGCGATTCGCTGATCAAGATTCTCCACCGGCATTGTCCGGAAGTTCAGGTTGTCGGGCAGGCCAATGGCGTTTCGACCGGCCTGGAAGCAATTCGTGAACTTCTGCCCGAGCTGGTCCTGCTCGACATACAAATGAAGGACGGTACAGGTTTCGATCTGCTTTCCACTCTCCCTTCCATTGACTTCAAGGTGATTTTTGTTACTGCTTTTGATGAATTCGCTATCCAGGCTTTCAGGTACAGCGCCGTGGATTATTTGTTGAAACCGGTGAATCCCGAGTTGTTGAAGGAGGCCGTAAATCGTGCGGGGATGATGATCAAAGAGCACTTCAGGATGCAGATGCAGGTGCTTGAAGAAAACCTCAGGAACCTAAGCAATAAAAACAAGAAGATCATCATTAAGACAGCCGAAACCATGCATCTGATCGAGGTGAAGAATTTGGTCTGCTGCGACTCCGACAGTTCTTATACCTCAATCCACACTGCCGATGGAGGTAAAATTATGGTTTCGAAAACGCTGAAAGATTATGAAGATATGCTGGCTGATTGCGGGTTTTACAGGGTGCATAAATCGTATCTGATCAATCTTTTGCACATCAGGCGTTTCGAGCGGCAGGACGGCGGTTATGTGGTGCTGACCAACGATTTGAAAATCCCGGTGGCTTCGCGTAAGCGGGACGAGTTGCTGGAACTTTTTGAAAAACTGGCCGAATGATGACGAGTAAGAAGGGTAGAGTAGGAAGTAGGTAGTCTCTGCCAGAAAACTATTAAAGTTGAAAATCATTGTTTACCCCAACCCTCCCGAAGTCTCGGGATAAATTCCGGGAGCAATGATTTTCAACGATTTACTCCCTTTTCCCGAAGGGATCCCTTTGGGAAGGGCGGGGTAAATAAATCGTTGAAAATCAAATTTTTGGAGTTTTCTGGCAGAGACTAAGCAGAAGTGGAGACAATACTGAGCGGTGATGAAATCAGGTTGATGCTGTCATTGAATAAACATCGATTACCCAATAATTATGAGCATGAGATTTACCAGGTCTGTAATTCTTTTTGTGTGTTTTTTATTCAGTGCCTGTAATGCTGATAAGTTTTCCGATGCAGTAGAATTCACAGCCTGGAAACAGAACCCGATTTTGACTCCCGGGCCTCCCGGCTCATGGGACAATTTGGGTGTATGGGCGCCACAGATCATCTTCCATCAGGATACTTTCTATTTGTTTTATATGGGAATTCAACCCCCATGGAATATTGGGGTAGGCCTGGCCATCTCAACGGATGAGTATAATTTTTCGAAGTACGCCAATAATCCCGTATTGGCGCGTGGCGATCATGGTTTTGATACGGAAACGGTTGGCCCCGGAATCGTTGTAAAAAAGGATTCAGTGTGGCTGATGTATTTCAATGCACAGCATCTCGACAACTACAAACCCGGGCAGAACATCGGGAGGGCCAGGGCAAAATCCATAACCGGCCCGTGGGTTAAAGATGAAAAACCGGTCATTCGGTCAGGTATCAAAGGCGAATGGGATGCCGGTTTTATACTTCCCAGTGCTGTGCTCCTGATGGATGATGGAACATTGGTTATGTATTATACCGCAGGAGAAGACATTGCGCTCTGGAACAACTTTTACATAGGCATGGCTACTTCGGAAGACGGATTGAACTGGCAGAAATACAATGATCCGACAACTACCCGCCCTCCCTTTGCCGAAAGCGACCCGGTGATG
The nucleotide sequence above comes from Bacteroidales bacterium. Encoded proteins:
- a CDS encoding YebC/PmpR family DNA-binding transcriptional regulator, producing MGRAFEFRKARKMKRWGSMAKTFTKLGKEISIAVKSGGPDPENNPRLRVLVQNAKAANMPKDNVERAIKKATAKDTDDYREVVYEGYGPHGIAVVVETFTDNPTRTVANVRSYFTRNGGSLGTSGSLSFMFEHKCVFKLKAKDGLDLEELELELIDLGVTEIFAEEETIFIYAEFESFGALQSYFEENGFEIISAEFERIPTQTKTLTPDQVADFEKMLGKFEEDEDVSNIFHNMKE
- a CDS encoding response regulator transcription factor encodes the protein MIRVIVIDDENHVRDSLIKILHRHCPEVQVVGQANGVSTGLEAIRELLPELVLLDIQMKDGTGFDLLSTLPSIDFKVIFVTAFDEFAIQAFRYSAVDYLLKPVNPELLKEAVNRAGMMIKEHFRMQMQVLEENLRNLSNKNKKIIIKTAETMHLIEVKNLVCCDSDSSYTSIHTADGGKIMVSKTLKDYEDMLADCGFYRVHKSYLINLLHIRRFERQDGGYVVLTNDLKIPVASRKRDELLELFEKLAE